CAGCTCTTGTGTGCCCAGTACACTcacacccttgaggttacagaaGAGGAGACTTGGctagatcaaggtaaaactagtttttaaaaaaacacctaagcctatctgttgaatcacTAGTCcctatatatgataacttttgcttttttgtgcAAGTTTTCCCCAGTTTACCATCATGATGCAGCTCTTCCTGGGTTCCCGGATCATTCatacccttgaggttacaggagagaAGACTGGGCCCTATCAAAGTAAGACTAGTTTCAAAAATAATATCTGAGCCTATCTATTGAATCTCCACTCTCTGTATTTatataacttttgctttttatttttgcacacaTCCAGACTCTGGAGCATCTCCAAGTTGAGGACCGGGTGATCTTTCTTGCAGGATGCCCCTCTAAACTCCGGACAATACTGGCAGGTTAGTGTATTTGTTGAATATTCAAgtaaaatcattattattaatctTGTGTAACTCAATAATGGGTTAACTGATCTATTTTATGAATTATATCACCATGTTGATGTTTCACTGAACATAAGTTGTCCACCCCCTATATAGGTTAAGTCTACATGGTCTCTGGCTCATGCTGGCAAAGTGAGGCACCAGACTCTTAAGGTAAGTAATAGATTTTGAAGCAGAATTACTTTTAGTATAATTCAATGTTTTCCTTTAATATTCTTTGACAGGATGTAATTCTAAGTCCTTTTGTCCTATGATTAAATCCTGCCAAATAATATTAAGAGAAAAACACTTGAtttgtaagtctttttttttttttcgtgtaaaaatttatatttatcttatctgcaggtggagaaaaataACTGACCACACCGATCTGCACTTGCACTGTGATGCCAACTCATAGGTATTTTCCCGTTAATAAAAAGCTTTAACTTGGCATTTTACTTGCGTTCTTTTGCTAGGTAAATGAAGAAAGAGACATGTATACATttcaacaacatttattttccacAGCTTTTGATAGGTTTGCAGCGGCCATCCagcatttaaaaatgcaatctTCCAATGGATGTAAAATTCTTCTTGTCATtctggaagaagaagaaaagtcaGAAGACCAATACACTAAGTCCAACATTTAAAGAAAACTACcaggttagattttttttttttatcaaggaGATACTTACCATAATTCCACTCAAGTGCTAGCtctcctttcctcagtcagcaggccttcatcccactgcaGAAAGAGGcaagcaacattaaagccacaggAGGAATAATAAATGGAAATACTAAACATACCACTCTGATgacttgtctttctttttttatccaaCAGGTATCTTCAACTCCAGTCCTCAGGGTCccttatccagtctattttccatgtctttcaacacaccaaaatcaaatgaacaagctcctggacagcttgctgatgagtcgatcatttgattcagatgtggtgggaaatatggaaaacatcTTGGATAGGGACCCTCAAGAACTGCAGTTGGAAACCCCTTGCTCTATAATGAATAATACCAGTGAAGGGATGTTGGTTTCAAAGACTGCATTCACTGTGTCACCCTTTCTTTAGTGTTGatttgggtggaccttgaagagaagcaagacacaaaatgagtaggttAAGTACATGGCaggaaaataagaaataaaatagataacctgaaacacttgggtcttacctcatccacaacttctGCTTTGGTCTtaattttgacagctttcacctcCTCGTttgggtggaccctgaagagaagcaagacaaAATGAGTAGGTTAAGTACATAGcatgaaaataagaaataaaatagataacctgaaacacttggatCTTACATCAtccacgacttctttggtcttctcgtcgattttgacagctttcacctcCTCCTttgggtggaccctgaagagaagcaagacaaAATGAGTAGGTTAAGTACATGGcatgaaaataagaaataaaatagataacctgaaacactggtcttacctcatccacaacttctgccttgacttctttggtcttctcgTCGATTTCGACAGCTTTCACCTCCTCCTttgggtggaccctgaagagaagcaagacacaaaatgagtaggttAAATACATGGCaggaaaataagaaataaaatagataacctgaaacacttgggtcttACATCATCCACGACTTCTCGTCGActttgacagctttcacctcCTCCTttgggtggaccctgaagagaagcaagacacaaaatgagtaggttAAGTACATGGcatgaaaataagaaataaaatagataacctgaaacacttgggtcttacatcatccacaacttctgccttgacttctttggtcttctcgTCGATTTTGACAACTTTCACCTCCTttgggtggaccctgaagagaagcaagacaaAATGAGTAGGTGAAGTACATGGcatgaaagaaataaaatagataacctgaaacactttggtcttacctcatccacaacttctgccttgacttctttggtcttctcgTCGATTTCGACAGCTTTCACCTCCTCCTttgggtggaccctgaagagaagcaagacacaaaatgagtaggttAAATACATGGcaggaaaataagaaaataaatagataacctgaaacacttgggtcttacctcatccacaacttctgccttgacttctttggtcttctcgtcgattttgacagctttcacctcCTCCATCGTCTCCGGGgctttaaacatctacaaaacaagTGTGATTATTACAATtggttattttaccatatgtttaaacttcaaaaatgacccctgcgctattgTTGATTGAATGTCTcacttaaaactaaaaatgaaaagctcCAAGCCCACGGTAAATGTataatcagtggttcttaacctgggttcgacgAAGCCTCTACCACGGAGGTCTAGACACATcgatcatgtctattcacgatagcATGCCACGCTTGACCATTGCTGGCtacagatgatcacgtgacattgcttggccaatcagtcctggaggaatttatatatttgaagttgaacaaaatcatattttatttcaatctAAAGTAGGGTTCAGTAGCctcaacaaggttaagaatcaCTGGTATATATTTTCTATAATGGTACCGTTTATTTCTTACACCACCGATGGCACTTATGTGGGTGTGAATTGTTcacacaggtttttgctattaaaaatcaacaccagatcagttagtgtgttttcattcaatatttgaatgtatcataatgaaaaacCTTGTACGCTAACATTTAATTAATACACggagagaaaatagaaactagtatttaaaaTTAGACTGACttggctgacaaacagctcgtgaTGGCGTCGACAAGTTGCTCCTTTTTTTGTCGTTTTAGCCACATACTCGATGTttccagcagtctgtgctcgttgaggaactgaaacacattggaatgatttcttgttaaacataaagagctcgagctaacgcaatgtagccaaattGTTAGCAAACATTTTGATGTCTCCATTCACGTGGGGCCACAACACGCCAACGAAgtgctcccgtcaaaaagcacgcttaaaatgagaactgtgGCTAAGAAACCCCCAAATggcaacgtaccgaatgtgccgcattgtcctgtaagaactttatcaggtctttcttcggtaaatcgtcacttctgagctgctctgcagtccaccgctggctcatccgccattttgaaagttGTCATTTGAACTCCGACTtaggccacgcctattaaaaatagactcacaaaaatacattgttttcattttaacgtGTATTAGTCTAATCCACGGCAATCCAACAACCCTCaacaactattttatggctataaaacctatactgcactgcgacacataaaattCATCAATAATTACTTCATACaatattattcaggaatatagatacattttactcaccttacaaaaaatggtctttttttgcgagaaaataaagccttatacatggttgttttttgtgagataaaaaaaacctttctatacatggtcattttgaaaaaggctttttttttcttaaaaaactacaatgtatagtaaggatttttatttaaaaaacgatcatgtatagtaaggcttttttttcttaaaaaataaccatgtatagtaatgcttttttttcttaaaaatgaccatgtatagtaaggctttttttctttaaaaaacgacaatgtatagtaaggcttttcttaaaaaatgaccatgtatagtaaggcttttttttcttaaaaaacgaccatatatagtaagttttttggggaaaaaagccttactatacatggtcgttttttgggggaaaaggcTTACTACACACGGTcgctttgggggggaaaaagccttactatacatagtcatttttttgaagaaaaaaaagccttactatacgtggtcgttttctggggaaaaaaaccttactatacatggtcattttttggaaaaaaagccttacaatagatagtcatttttgggaaaaaaagccttactatacatggtcgttttttggggaaaaaagccttactatatatatagtcatttttgggggaaaaagccttactatacatggtcattttttggggggaaaaggcttactacacacggtcgttttgggggggaaaaagccttactatacatagtcatttttgggagaaaaaaagccttactatacatggtcgtttttggggggaaaaggcttactatacatggtcgttttttggggaaaaagtcttactatacatagtcattttttttaagaaaaaaaagccttactatacgtggtcgttttctgggaaaaaaaccttactatacatggtcatttttggggaaaaaaaagccttactatacatagtcattttttggagaaaaaagccttactatacatagtcattttttggagaaaaaaagccttactatacatggtcgttttttggggggtaaagcctgactatacatggtcaggttttttgagaaaaagccttactatacatagtcatttttgggagaaaaaaagccttactatacatagtcattttttttgagaaaaaaagccttactatacatggtcgttttttggggaaaaaggcttactatacatggtcgttttttggggaaaagccttactatacatagtcatttttttgaagaaaaaaagccttactatacatagtcattttttggagaaaaaaagtcttactatacatagtcattttttggagaaaaaaagccttactatacatggtcgttttttggggaaaaggcttactatacatggtcgttttttggggaaaaagtcttactatacatagtcatttttttgaagaaaaaaagccttactatacgtggtcgttttctgggaaaaaaaaccttactatacatggtaattttttggaaaaaaagccttactatacatggtcgttttttggggggggaaagacttactatacatggtcgtcttttggggaaaaggccttactattcatggtcatttaaaaaaaaaaaaaaaaaaagccttactatacatggtcatcttttgggggggaaagccttactatacatggtcgtttttttgggaaaaaagccttactatatttatagtcatttttgtgtgaaaaagccttactatacatggtcattttgggggggaaaaggctTACTACACACGGtcgttttggggggggaaaagccttactatacatagtcatttttttgaagaaaaaaagccttactatacgtggtcgatttctgggaaaaaaaaccttactatacatggtcattttttggggaaaaaaccttactatacatagtcatttttttgaagaaaaaaaagccttactatacgtggtcgttttctgggaaaaaaaaaccttactatacatggtcattttttggaaaaaaaagccttactatacatagtcattttttggagaaaaaaaagccttactatacatagtcgtttttgggggaaaaaggcttactatacatggtcgttttttggagaaaaagccttactatacatagtcattttttggggaaaaaaagccttactatacatggtcgttttttggggggaaaagcctgactatacatggtcatttttttttagaaaaagccttactatacataatcattttttggagaaaaaaagccttactatacatagtcattttttttagaaaaaaagccttactatacatggtcgtttttggggggaaaggcttactatacatggtcgtttttttggggaaaaagccttactatacatagtcatttttttgaagaaaaaaagcctgactatacatggtcgtttttttggagaaaaagccttaatatacatagtcattttttggagaaaaaaagccttactatacatggtcgttttttggggaaaaaggcttactatacatggtcgttttttggggggaaaagcctgactatacatggtcgttttttttttagaaaaagccttactatacatagttattttttggagaaaaaaagccttactatacatagtcattttttttttagaaaaaaagccttactatacatggtcgttttttgggggaaaaggcttactatacatggtcgttttggggggaaaaagccttactatacatagtcattttttgaagaaaaaagcctgactatacatggtcgtttttttggagaaaaagccttactatacatagtcattttttggagaaaaaaagccttactatacatagtcattttttggagaaaaaaagccttactatacatagtcattttttttttagaaaaaaagccttactatacatggtcgttttttgggggaaaaggcttactatacatggtcgttttggggggaaaaagccttactatacatagtcattttttggagaaaaaaagccttactatacgtggtcgttttggggggaaaaagccttactatacatggtcgttttttgggggaaaaggcttactacacacggtcgttttgggggggaaaaagccttactatacatagtcattttttttttgaaaaaaagccttactatacatggtcattttttgggggaaaaggcttactatacatggtcgttttttggggaaaaagccttactatacatagtcatttttttgaagaaaaaaagccttactatacatggtcattttttgggggaaaaggcttactatacatggtcgttttttggggaaaaagccttactatacatagtcatttttttgaagaaaaaaagccttactatacgtggtcgttttctgggaaaaaaaccttactatacaaggtcattttttggaaaaaaagccttactatacaaagtcattttttggagaaaaaaaagccttactatacatggtcgttttggggggaaaaaggcttactatacatggtcgttttttgtggaaaaagccttactatacatggtcgttttttggggggaaaagcctgactatacatggtcgtttttttggagaaaaagccttactatacatagtcattttttggagaaaaaaagccttactatacatagtcattttttggagaaaaaagccttactatacatggtcgttttggggggaaaaaggcttactatacatggtcgtttttttggagaaaaagccttactatacatagtcattttttggagaaaaaaacccttactatacatggtcgttttttggggggaaaagcctgactatacatggttgttttttttgagaaaaagccttactatacctagtcattttttggagaaaaaaagccgtactatacatagtctttttttttttttaaaaagccttactatacatggtcgttttggggggaaaaaggcttactatacatggtcgttttttggggaaaaagccttactatacagtcatttttttgaagaaaaaaagcctgactatacatggtcgtttttttggagaaaaagccttactatacatagtcattttttggagaaaaaaagccttactatacatggtcgttttggggggaaaaggcttactatacatggtcgttttttggggaaaaagccttactatacatagtcatttttttgaagaaaaaagccttactatatgtggtcgttttctgggaaaaaaaaccttactatacatggtcatttttttgaaaaaaagccttactatagatagtcatttttggaaaaaaagccttactatacatggtcgtttttttggggggggggaaaggcttactatacatggtcgtcttttggggaaaaggccttactattcatggtcatttaaaaaaaaaagccttactatacatggtcatcttttgggggggaaagccttactatacattgtcgttttttggggaaaaaagccttactatatatatagtcatttttggggggaaaagccttactatacatggccatttttggggggaaaaggcttactacacacggtcgttttggggggaaaaagccttactatacatagtcgtttttgggagaaaaaaagccttactatacatggtcgtttttgggggaaaaaggcttactatacatggtcgttttttggggaaaagccttactatgcatagtcatttttttgaagaaaaaaaagccttactatacgtggtcgttttctgggaaaaaaaagtcatggtcattttttggaaaaaaagccttactatacatagtcattttttggagaaaaaaaagccttactatacatggtcgtttttgggggaaaaaggcttactatacatggtcaattttttggagaaaaagccttactatacatagtcattttttggagaaaaaaaagccttactatacatggtcgttttttggagggaaaagcctgactatacatggtcgttttttttttagaaaaagccttactatacatagtcattttttttagaaaaaaagccttactatacatagtcattttttttgagaaaaaaagccttactatacatggtcgttttttggggaaaaaggcttactatacatggtcgttttttggggaaaaagccttactatacatagtcatttttttgaagaaaaaaagcctgactatacatggtcgttttttttggagaaaaagactatacatagtcattttttggagaaaaaaagtcttactatacatggtcgtttttggggggggaaaaggcttactatacatggtcgtcttttggggaaaaggccttactattcatggtcatttaaaaaaaaagccttactatacatggtcatcttttgggggggaaagccttactatacatggtcgttttttggggaaaaagccttactatatatatagtcatttttggggggaaaagccttactatacatggtcattttttgggggaaaaggcttactacacacggtcgttttggggggaaaaaggcttactatacatagtcgtttttgggagaaaaaaagccttactatacatggtcgttttggggggaaaaggcttactatacatggtcgtttttggggggaaaagccttactatacatagtcattttttgaagaaaaaaaagccttactatacgtggtcgttttctgggaaaaaaaaccttactatacatggtcattttttggaaaaaaaagccttactatacatagtcattttttggagaaaaaaaagccttactatacatggtcgtttttgggggaaaaaggcttactatacatggtcgttttttttgagaaaaaaagccttactatacatagtcatttttttttttagaaaaaaagtcttactatacatggtcgttttttggggaaaaaagccttactatatatatatagtcatttttgggggaaaaagccttactatacatagtcatttttttgagaaaaaaagccttactatacatagtcattttttttgagaaaaaaagcctgactatacatggtcgttttttggggaaaaagccttactatacatagtcatttttttgaagaaaaaaagcctgactatacatggtcgttttttttggagaaaaagccttactatacagtcattttttggagaaaaaaagtcttactatacatagtcattttttggggaaaaagtcttactatacatagtcatttttttgaagaaaaaaaagccttactatacgtggtcgttttctgggaaaaaaaaccttactatacatggtcatcttttgggggggaaagccttactatacatggtcgttttttggggaaaagccttactatatatatagtcattgtgggggaaaaagccttactatacatggtcatttttggggggaaaaggctTACTACACACGGTcggttttgggggaaaaagccttactatacatagtcgtttttgggagaaaaaaagccttactatacatggtcgtttttggggggaaaaggcttactatacatggtcgttttttggggaaaaagcctgactatacatggttgttttttttgagaaaaagccttactatacctagtcattttttggagaaaaaaagccgtactatacatagtcatttttttttttaaaaagccttactatacatggtcgttttggggggaaaaaggcttactatacatggtcgttttttggggaaaaagccttactatacagtcatttttttgaagaaaaaaagcctgactatacatggtcgttttttttggagaaaaagactatacatagtcattttttggagaaaaaaagtcttactatacatggtcgtttttggggggggaaaaggcttactatacatggtcgtcttttggggaaaaggccttactattcatggtcatttaaaaaaaaaagccttactatacatggtcatcttttgggggggaaagccttactatacatggtcgttttttggggaaaaagcct
The Stigmatopora argus isolate UIUO_Sarg chromosome 7, RoL_Sarg_1.0, whole genome shotgun sequence DNA segment above includes these coding regions:
- the LOC144078039 gene encoding uncharacterized protein LOC144078039 isoform X6, whose amino-acid sequence is MRVHPKEEVKAVEIDEKTKEVKAEVVDEGPPKGGGESCQSRREVVDDVRPKCFRVHPKEEVKAVEIDEKTKEVKAEVVDEGPPKRGGESCQN
- the LOC144078039 gene encoding uncharacterized protein LOC144078039 isoform X7, translated to MRVHPKEEVKVVKIDEKTKEVKAEVVDDVRPKCFRVHPKEEVKAVKVDEKSWMMVHPKEEVKAVEIDEKTKEVKAEVVDEGPPKRGGESCQN
- the LOC144078039 gene encoding uncharacterized protein LOC144078039 isoform X5 — protein: MRVHPKEVKVVKIDEKTKEVKAEVVDDGPPKGGGESCQSRREVVDDVRPKCFRVHPKEEVKAVEIDEKTKEVKAEVVDEGPPKGGGESCQNRREDQRSRG
- the LOC144078039 gene encoding uncharacterized protein LOC144078039 isoform X1, whose amino-acid sequence is MRVHPKEEVKAVEIDEKTKEVKAEVVDEGPPKGGGESCQSRREVVDDVRPKCFRVHPKEEVKAVEIDEKTKEVKAEVVDEGPPKGGGESCQNRREDQRSRG
- the LOC144078039 gene encoding uncharacterized protein LOC144078039 isoform X3 yields the protein MRVHPKEEVKVVKIDEKTKEVKAEVVDDGPPKGGGESCQSRREVVDDVRPKCFRVHPKEEVKAVEIDEKTKEVKAEVVDEGPPKGGGESCQNRREDQRSRG
- the LOC144078039 gene encoding uncharacterized protein LOC144078039 isoform X2; this translates as MRVHPKEEVKVVKIDEKTKEVKAEVVDDVRPKCFRVHPKEEVKAVKVDEKSWMMVHPKEEVKAVEIDEKTKEVKAEVVDEGPPKGGGESCQNRREDQRSRG
- the LOC144078039 gene encoding uncharacterized protein LOC144078039 isoform X4 codes for the protein MRVHPKEVKVVKIDEKTKEVKAEVVDDVRPKCFRVHPKEEVKAVKVDEKSWMMVHPKEEVKAVEIDEKTKEVKAEVVDEGPPKGGGESCQNRREDQRSRG